From one Leifsonia soli genomic stretch:
- the hutH gene encoding histidine ammonia-lyase, translated as MLQTQTAVTVGAGPLTIDDVVAVARHDARVELDGDALSGVAASRAIVDALADDTEPHYGISTGFGALATTFIPADRRAQLQASLVRSHAAGSGPEVEREVVRALMLLRLSTLMTARTGARPQTVQTYAALLNAGITPVVHEYGSLGCSGDLAPLAHCALAAMGEGRVRVDGELVDAADALAAAGIEPVVLAEKEGLALINGTDGMLGMLALAIHDLHGLLTDADIAAAMSVEALLGTDAVFAADLQRLRPQAGQAVSAANLRALLAGSPIVASHKGPECTRVQDAYSLRCSPQVHGAARDTVAHAELVAGRELASAVDNPVLTLDGRVESNGNFHGAPVAYVLDFLAIAVADVASMSERRTDRFLDPARNQGLPPFLAHEVGVDSGLMIAQYTAAGIVSELKRLAAPASVDSIPSSAMQEDHVSMGWAAARKLRRAIDGLARVIAIEVMTAARGADLRAPLQPGPATGAVIAALRTAVPGPGPDRHLSPEIEAAYALVTSGALRAAAHLP; from the coding sequence ATGCTCCAGACCCAGACCGCAGTCACCGTCGGCGCCGGACCGCTCACCATCGACGACGTGGTCGCCGTCGCCCGTCACGACGCCCGCGTCGAGCTCGACGGCGACGCCCTCTCCGGGGTCGCCGCCTCCCGCGCCATCGTCGACGCCCTCGCCGACGACACCGAGCCGCACTACGGCATCTCGACCGGCTTCGGCGCGCTCGCGACAACGTTCATCCCCGCCGACCGCCGTGCCCAGCTGCAGGCGAGCCTGGTGCGCTCCCATGCGGCAGGCTCCGGTCCGGAGGTCGAGCGCGAGGTGGTCCGCGCCCTCATGCTGCTGCGCCTGTCCACGCTGATGACGGCGCGGACGGGCGCGCGCCCGCAGACCGTGCAGACCTACGCGGCGCTGCTCAACGCCGGGATCACGCCCGTCGTCCACGAGTACGGCTCGCTCGGCTGCTCCGGCGACCTCGCGCCGCTCGCTCACTGCGCGCTGGCCGCGATGGGCGAGGGGCGCGTTCGGGTCGACGGCGAGCTGGTCGATGCGGCCGACGCCCTCGCCGCCGCGGGGATCGAGCCGGTGGTCCTGGCCGAGAAGGAAGGGCTCGCGCTCATCAACGGCACCGACGGGATGCTCGGGATGCTCGCGCTCGCCATCCACGACCTCCACGGTCTGCTGACCGACGCGGACATCGCTGCGGCGATGAGCGTCGAGGCCCTGCTCGGCACCGACGCGGTGTTCGCCGCCGACCTGCAGCGGCTGCGACCGCAGGCGGGCCAGGCGGTCAGCGCCGCCAACCTGCGCGCCCTGCTCGCCGGCTCCCCGATCGTCGCGAGCCACAAGGGGCCGGAGTGCACGCGGGTGCAGGACGCGTACTCGCTCCGCTGCTCGCCGCAGGTGCACGGCGCGGCACGCGACACGGTCGCGCACGCCGAGCTGGTCGCCGGGCGCGAGCTGGCGTCCGCCGTCGACAACCCGGTGCTCACGCTCGACGGGCGGGTCGAATCGAACGGCAACTTCCACGGAGCGCCGGTCGCGTACGTGCTCGACTTCCTGGCGATCGCCGTCGCCGACGTCGCGAGCATGTCCGAACGCCGTACCGACCGCTTCCTCGATCCCGCGCGCAACCAGGGCCTCCCGCCGTTCCTGGCCCACGAGGTCGGCGTCGACTCCGGTCTGATGATCGCGCAGTACACGGCCGCGGGCATCGTCTCCGAGCTGAAGCGGCTGGCCGCGCCCGCATCGGTGGACAGCATCCCCTCGTCGGCCATGCAGGAGGACCACGTGTCGATGGGCTGGGCGGCCGCTCGCAAGCTGCGGCGGGCCATCGACGGGCTCGCGCGCGTGATCGCCATCGAGGTGATGACGGCAGCGCGCGGAGCCGACCTGCGCGCTCCGCTGCAGCCCGGCCCCGCGACGGGAGCAGTGATCGCCGCGCTGCGGACCGCCGTCCCCGGCCCCGGCCCCGACCGCCACCTCTCCCCCGAGATCGAGGCCGCCTACGCCCTCGTGACCTCCGGCGCCCTCCGCGCCGCCGCCCACCTCCCGTAA
- the hutU gene encoding urocanate hydratase, with translation MDGARPVRAARGAELSAKGWQTEAPLRMLMNNLDPEVAERPDDLVVYGGTGRAARSWEAFDAIVRTLRDLEADETLLVQSGKPVGVFRTHEWAPRVLIANSNLVGDWATWPEFRRLEALGLTMYGQMTAGSWIYIGSQGILQGTYETFGAVARKRFGGSLAGTLTLTGGCGGMGGAQPLAVTMNGGAVLIVDVDKTRLQRRVDHGYLDVLADDLDDAVAQALAAKDERRALSVGVVGNAAEVFPELLRRGVPIDIVTDQTSAHDPLSYLPIGYTVDEWHERAAADPERFTDDARRSMAAQVEAMVGFQDAGSEVFDYGNSIRTEAQLGGYDRAFDFPGFVPAYIRPLFAEGKGPFRWAALSGDPADIAATDRAVLDLFPDDEHLRRWITQAGEKVHFEGLPARICWLGYKERHLAGLRFNEMVASGELSAPVVIGRDHLDSGSVASPYRETESMADGSDAIADWPLLNALLNTASGATWVSIHHGGGVGIGRSIHAGQVVVADGTPLAAEKIERVLTNDPGTGVMRHVDAGYERAVEVAEERGLRIPMREGAAEQAAPGR, from the coding sequence ATGGATGGAGCCCGACCGGTGCGCGCGGCGCGCGGAGCAGAGCTCAGCGCGAAGGGCTGGCAGACCGAGGCGCCGCTGCGGATGCTGATGAACAACCTCGACCCTGAGGTCGCCGAGCGCCCGGACGACCTGGTCGTCTACGGTGGCACCGGGCGCGCCGCCCGCAGCTGGGAGGCGTTCGACGCGATCGTCCGCACCCTCCGCGACCTCGAGGCCGACGAGACGCTGCTGGTGCAGTCCGGGAAGCCGGTCGGCGTGTTCCGCACGCACGAGTGGGCTCCGCGCGTCCTCATCGCCAACTCGAACCTCGTCGGAGACTGGGCGACGTGGCCCGAGTTCCGCCGACTGGAGGCGCTCGGCCTGACCATGTACGGCCAGATGACCGCCGGCTCGTGGATCTACATCGGCTCGCAGGGCATCCTGCAGGGCACATACGAGACCTTCGGCGCGGTGGCCAGGAAGCGCTTCGGCGGCTCGCTGGCCGGAACGCTCACCCTGACCGGCGGATGCGGCGGGATGGGCGGCGCGCAGCCGCTCGCCGTCACCATGAACGGCGGCGCCGTGCTCATCGTGGATGTCGACAAGACCCGTCTTCAACGCCGCGTCGACCACGGCTACCTCGACGTGCTGGCGGACGACCTCGATGACGCGGTCGCGCAGGCGCTGGCCGCGAAGGACGAGCGCCGGGCGCTCTCCGTCGGGGTGGTCGGCAATGCCGCAGAGGTCTTCCCCGAGCTGCTCCGCCGTGGCGTGCCGATCGACATCGTGACCGACCAGACCAGCGCCCACGACCCGCTCAGCTACCTCCCGATCGGCTACACCGTCGACGAGTGGCACGAGCGCGCCGCCGCCGACCCCGAACGCTTCACCGACGACGCACGCCGTTCGATGGCCGCGCAGGTGGAGGCGATGGTCGGCTTCCAGGACGCCGGCTCCGAGGTCTTCGACTACGGCAACTCGATCCGTACGGAGGCGCAGCTGGGCGGCTACGACCGGGCGTTCGACTTCCCCGGGTTCGTGCCTGCGTACATCCGCCCGCTCTTCGCCGAGGGCAAGGGCCCGTTCCGCTGGGCGGCGCTCTCCGGCGATCCGGCCGACATCGCCGCCACCGACCGTGCCGTGCTCGACCTGTTCCCCGACGACGAGCATCTGCGCCGCTGGATCACCCAGGCGGGAGAGAAGGTGCATTTCGAGGGGCTCCCCGCGCGGATCTGCTGGCTGGGATACAAGGAGCGCCACCTGGCCGGACTCCGGTTCAACGAGATGGTGGCGTCGGGCGAGCTGTCCGCCCCGGTCGTGATCGGGCGCGACCACCTCGACTCCGGCTCGGTCGCCTCCCCGTACCGGGAGACCGAGTCGATGGCGGACGGATCGGACGCCATCGCGGACTGGCCCCTCCTCAACGCCCTGCTGAACACGGCGTCCGGTGCGACCTGGGTGTCGATCCACCACGGCGGCGGCGTGGGGATCGGCCGCAGCATCCACGCCGGTCAGGTCGTCGTCGCCGACGGGACACCGCTCGCCGCGGAGAAGATCGAGCGGGTCTTGACGAACGATCCGGGGACGGGCGTCATGCGGCACGTGGATGCCGGCTACGAGCGCGCCGTCGAGGTCGCGGAGGAGCGCGGGTTGCGCATCCCGATGCGCGAGGGTGCGGCCGAGCAGGCGGCGCCGGGCCGATGA
- the hutI gene encoding imidazolonepropionase yields MTATLVTGIGELTTFDPAHPGPLGLVRDAAVLAVDGRIAWTGASSAAPRSDADAVVDVAGAAVIPGFVDAHTHLVFAGDRAHEFEARMAGRPYTAGGIRSTVAATREATEDALRTRLAWLVAELHAQGTTTFEVKSGYGLTVADEERLLRLAREVTDETTFLGAHVVPAEYADDADAYVDLVTGPMLDACAPHARWIDVFCETGAFSVEQSERILRAGAECGLGVRVHAAQLGPGGGVALAVELDAASVDHCTYLTDEDVERLAASRTVATLLPGVEFSTRHAYPSGRRLLDAGATVALASDCNPGSSFTSSMPFCIALAVRELGLTPAEALRAATLGGAAALRRDDVGHLRPGARADLAVLRAPSHIHLAYRPGVPLIERTLRL; encoded by the coding sequence ATGACCGCGACGCTGGTCACCGGCATCGGCGAGCTGACGACGTTCGACCCGGCGCATCCCGGTCCTCTCGGCCTGGTCCGGGACGCGGCCGTTCTCGCCGTCGACGGCCGGATCGCGTGGACGGGTGCGTCCTCTGCGGCGCCCCGATCGGATGCGGACGCGGTGGTCGACGTCGCGGGTGCTGCCGTGATCCCGGGGTTCGTGGACGCGCACACGCACCTCGTGTTCGCGGGCGACCGAGCGCACGAGTTCGAGGCGCGCATGGCCGGGCGGCCGTATACCGCCGGCGGCATACGGTCCACCGTGGCGGCGACCAGGGAGGCGACCGAGGATGCGTTGCGCACGCGACTGGCCTGGCTCGTGGCGGAGCTGCACGCGCAGGGTACGACGACATTCGAGGTGAAGAGCGGGTACGGGCTCACGGTCGCCGACGAGGAGCGGCTGCTCCGCCTCGCGCGCGAGGTGACCGACGAGACCACGTTCCTGGGTGCGCACGTCGTGCCGGCGGAGTACGCAGACGATGCCGACGCGTACGTGGATCTCGTCACCGGTCCTATGCTCGATGCCTGCGCACCGCACGCCCGCTGGATCGACGTGTTCTGCGAGACCGGAGCGTTCAGCGTCGAGCAGTCGGAGCGCATTCTGCGGGCGGGAGCGGAGTGTGGGCTGGGCGTCCGCGTGCACGCAGCGCAACTCGGCCCCGGAGGCGGCGTCGCCCTGGCGGTGGAGCTGGATGCGGCGAGCGTCGACCACTGCACCTACCTCACCGACGAGGACGTGGAGCGGCTGGCCGCCTCCCGGACCGTCGCGACGCTGCTGCCGGGCGTCGAGTTCTCGACGCGGCATGCCTACCCGTCCGGACGGCGGCTGCTCGACGCCGGAGCGACCGTCGCGCTGGCCAGCGACTGCAACCCGGGATCGTCGTTCACGTCATCGATGCCGTTCTGCATCGCCCTCGCCGTGCGCGAGCTGGGTCTGACTCCGGCCGAGGCGCTGCGGGCGGCGACACTGGGAGGGGCCGCAGCGCTCCGGCGTGACGACGTCGGCCACCTCCGGCCCGGCGCGCGCGCCGACCTCGCGGTCCTCCGTGCCCCCAGCCATATCCACCTCGCCTACCGCCCCGGCGTCCCGCTCATCGAGCGCACCCTCCGCCTCTGA
- a CDS encoding arginase family protein, with translation MSALGLSVDPLWPRAGDWPPLGADGADLTLIGIPTQETSLSATGAGATPAAVRDALRRYSTFAPGAPVEGLRFADAGDVPSPDGPEGRARATAAMAEAAARSRLTVAVGGDNALTVPAALGSVGGDLGRAGLITLDAHHDLRDGTSNGSPVRELIEAGLDGRRIVQIGIADFANSAAYARRAADYGITVILRDELHTRPLDDVIAEALEIAGAAGGPIHVDLDVDVCDRSVAPGCPASVPGGLSAWELRRFARLAAASPLVRSLDIAEVDATADTPDQRTVRLAALLVLEAAAGLAAR, from the coding sequence ATGAGCGCACTCGGACTCTCCGTCGACCCGCTGTGGCCGCGCGCCGGCGACTGGCCTCCGCTCGGCGCGGACGGTGCGGACCTGACGCTGATCGGCATCCCGACGCAGGAGACCTCGCTTTCTGCGACCGGCGCCGGCGCGACCCCCGCGGCCGTGCGCGACGCCCTGCGCCGCTACTCGACGTTCGCGCCGGGCGCGCCGGTCGAGGGGCTCCGCTTCGCGGACGCGGGCGATGTGCCCTCTCCCGACGGCCCGGAGGGACGCGCGCGCGCCACAGCGGCGATGGCGGAGGCGGCGGCCCGGTCGCGACTGACGGTCGCGGTCGGCGGAGACAACGCGCTGACCGTTCCGGCCGCGCTCGGGTCCGTCGGTGGCGACCTGGGCCGGGCGGGACTGATCACGCTCGATGCCCATCACGACCTGCGGGACGGCACCTCGAACGGCTCCCCGGTCCGGGAGCTCATCGAGGCCGGGCTGGACGGCCGGCGGATCGTGCAGATCGGCATCGCCGACTTCGCCAACTCGGCCGCGTACGCCCGCCGCGCCGCGGACTACGGCATCACCGTGATCCTGCGCGACGAGCTCCACACCCGCCCGCTGGACGACGTCATAGCGGAGGCGCTGGAGATCGCCGGGGCCGCCGGAGGTCCGATCCACGTCGATCTGGACGTGGACGTCTGCGACCGGTCGGTGGCGCCGGGGTGCCCGGCGTCCGTTCCCGGGGGACTCTCGGCGTGGGAGTTGCGCCGCTTCGCGCGGCTGGCCGCCGCATCCCCGCTGGTCCGCTCGCTCGACATCGCCGAGGTGGATGCGACCGCCGACACCCCCGACCAGCGCACCGTTCGTCTCGCCGCGCTCCTCGTCCTCGAGGCCGCCGCCGGCCTCGCCGCTCGCTGA
- a CDS encoding efflux RND transporter permease subunit, whose product MHFLAVLSMKNRALIALVTIVAAVFGGLALTNLKQELAPSISFPQLVVLSSYPGASPEVVNNDVSTPVEAAIQGVPDLDSTSAVSSTNQSIITAKFTYGTDLATAEQKIDQAVNRIKSTLPSGVEPQVLSGSIDDLPVIQLAVTGKSDQRALGDDITKLVLPDVKDVKGVNDAQLVGELGRRIAITPDPAKLAAAGVSSSAIKDALQQNGVLIPGGDITENGQTLSVQSGTQLSSVEDIAALPLIRSAGAAGAGSSGGAAAGAGGAAGAAGASGAAGAAGAAGATGAAAAAATATATPPTIGDVATVAETDDPTTTLSRVDGKPALTIAVTKLPSANTVEVSHAVNDLIPSLEKKLGSGTKITVVFDQAPFITQSINSLTEEGLLGLAMAVIVILVFLLSVRSTLVTAISIPTSVLITFIVMWATGYTLNIITLGALTIAIGRVVDDSIVVIENIKRQLVPGADRAVTIVRAVREVAGAITASTITTVAVFLPLAFVGDVTGELFRPFALTVTIALLSSLLVALTIVPVLAYWFLRAPKAHKHEGGQDVETAGLSVEEAAASGVDELEHPSRLQAGYLPIIRWTLKHSGLTIIAAVVVLVLTFLSVPFLKTNFLGSSGQNSLTVTQTLDPGASLQSKDDAAKVVEKKLLDTTGVQTVQVSIGSSGSSLRDAFTGGGGGTTFSITTDPDADQEKLQNTIEDELAAIKDQGEITLSASSGFGGSTDIQVDISASSNADLQKATDAVVAQLRKKSSLKQVTDNLSASLPYVSVDVDRSKAAAAGLSEVAVGTIVSQAVQPTQAGSVAIDDTTLKIYLQSDNPPTTVAGLAQLSIPTAAGVVPLDTLASVKEVKGPATVTTQRGLRTASVTATPATDNLTTANADVTAALKAAKLPTGASAKIGGVSSSQSDAFQQLGLALLAAILIVYIVMVATFRSLRQPLLLLVSVPFAATGAILLQLASGIPLGVASLIGLLMLVGIVVTNAIVLIDLVNQYRRRGLAVADAVAHGASRRLRPILMTALATIAALTPMAIGLTGHGGFISQPLAIVVIGGLISSTVLTLVVLPTLYNLVEGRRERKAARKAAKPAAGGGPGDGEGGGGGGAPVTPAPAGPDRSGGTDAPSAPQPPVFTRPAGGSQV is encoded by the coding sequence GTGCACTTCCTCGCTGTCCTGAGCATGAAGAACCGTGCCCTGATCGCGCTCGTCACGATCGTCGCCGCGGTCTTCGGCGGACTCGCCCTGACCAACCTCAAGCAGGAGCTCGCGCCGTCGATCTCGTTCCCGCAGCTGGTGGTGCTCTCCAGCTACCCCGGCGCGTCGCCGGAGGTCGTGAACAACGACGTCAGCACGCCGGTCGAGGCCGCCATCCAGGGCGTCCCGGACCTCGACAGCACGAGCGCGGTCAGCAGCACCAACCAGTCCATCATCACCGCGAAGTTCACCTACGGGACCGACCTCGCCACGGCGGAGCAGAAGATCGACCAGGCGGTCAACCGCATCAAGTCGACGCTGCCGTCGGGCGTCGAGCCGCAGGTGCTCTCCGGCAGCATCGACGACCTTCCCGTCATCCAGCTCGCCGTCACCGGGAAGTCGGACCAGCGCGCCCTCGGCGACGACATCACCAAGCTCGTCCTCCCCGACGTGAAGGATGTGAAGGGCGTCAACGACGCGCAGCTGGTGGGCGAGCTCGGCCGCCGCATCGCCATCACGCCGGACCCGGCGAAGCTCGCCGCGGCCGGCGTCTCGTCGTCCGCGATCAAGGATGCACTGCAGCAGAACGGCGTGCTCATCCCGGGCGGCGACATCACCGAGAACGGGCAGACGCTGTCCGTGCAGTCCGGGACGCAGCTGTCGTCCGTGGAGGACATCGCCGCGCTGCCGCTGATCCGTTCGGCCGGTGCGGCCGGGGCAGGGTCGAGCGGCGGCGCCGCGGCGGGTGCGGGCGGCGCTGCCGGCGCGGCGGGCGCCTCCGGTGCTGCGGGAGCGGCCGGAGCGGCGGGCGCCACGGGCGCAGCGGCCGCAGCGGCGACGGCCACCGCGACCCCGCCGACGATCGGCGACGTCGCCACCGTCGCCGAGACGGACGACCCCACCACCACGCTCTCCCGCGTCGACGGCAAGCCCGCCCTGACGATCGCCGTCACCAAGCTTCCGTCCGCCAACACGGTCGAGGTCTCGCACGCGGTCAACGACCTCATCCCGAGCCTGGAGAAGAAGCTCGGCTCCGGCACGAAGATCACCGTCGTCTTCGACCAGGCGCCGTTCATCACGCAGTCGATCAACTCGCTCACCGAGGAGGGCCTGCTCGGCCTCGCGATGGCGGTCATCGTCATCCTGGTGTTCCTGCTGTCGGTGCGGTCGACGCTCGTCACCGCGATCTCCATCCCCACCAGCGTGCTGATCACCTTCATCGTCATGTGGGCGACCGGCTACACCCTCAACATCATCACGCTGGGTGCTCTGACGATCGCGATCGGACGCGTGGTGGACGACTCCATCGTGGTGATCGAGAACATCAAACGTCAGCTCGTGCCCGGTGCGGACCGGGCGGTGACCATCGTCCGGGCCGTGCGCGAGGTCGCCGGCGCGATCACCGCATCCACGATCACGACGGTCGCCGTCTTCCTCCCGCTCGCGTTCGTGGGGGATGTGACCGGTGAGCTGTTCCGGCCGTTCGCGCTGACCGTCACGATCGCCCTGCTGTCGTCGCTGCTCGTCGCCCTGACGATCGTGCCGGTGCTCGCCTACTGGTTCCTCCGCGCTCCGAAGGCGCACAAGCACGAGGGCGGTCAGGACGTCGAGACCGCCGGCCTGTCGGTGGAGGAGGCGGCCGCGTCCGGGGTCGACGAGCTCGAGCATCCATCGCGGCTGCAGGCCGGCTACCTGCCCATCATCCGGTGGACGCTGAAGCACTCGGGACTGACCATCATCGCTGCGGTCGTCGTGCTGGTGCTGACGTTCCTGTCCGTGCCGTTCCTGAAGACGAACTTCCTCGGGTCGAGCGGCCAGAACTCCCTCACCGTGACGCAGACCCTGGACCCGGGCGCGAGCCTCCAGTCCAAGGACGACGCGGCGAAGGTCGTCGAGAAGAAGCTGCTCGACACCACGGGTGTGCAGACGGTCCAGGTCTCCATCGGCTCCAGCGGCTCCTCGCTGCGCGATGCCTTCACCGGCGGCGGAGGCGGGACGACATTCTCGATCACGACCGACCCGGATGCCGATCAGGAGAAGCTGCAGAACACCATCGAGGACGAGCTGGCCGCCATCAAGGACCAGGGCGAGATCACCCTCTCGGCGTCGAGCGGCTTCGGCGGATCGACCGACATCCAGGTGGACATCTCGGCCAGCAGCAACGCCGACCTGCAGAAGGCGACGGATGCGGTGGTCGCCCAGCTGCGCAAGAAGTCGTCGCTGAAGCAGGTGACCGACAACCTCAGCGCTTCCCTGCCCTACGTCTCGGTGGATGTCGACCGTTCCAAGGCCGCAGCCGCAGGACTCAGCGAGGTGGCCGTCGGCACGATCGTCTCGCAGGCGGTCCAGCCGACGCAGGCGGGGTCCGTCGCGATCGACGACACGACCCTGAAGATCTACCTGCAGAGCGACAACCCGCCGACCACCGTCGCCGGGCTCGCGCAGCTGTCCATCCCGACGGCGGCCGGTGTCGTGCCGCTCGACACGCTCGCCAGCGTGAAGGAGGTCAAGGGCCCGGCGACGGTCACCACCCAGCGCGGACTCCGGACCGCATCGGTGACGGCGACGCCGGCCACGGACAACCTGACCACGGCGAACGCCGACGTCACCGCCGCGCTGAAGGCCGCGAAGCTCCCCACCGGGGCGAGCGCGAAGATCGGCGGTGTCTCGTCGAGTCAGTCCGACGCGTTCCAGCAGCTGGGCCTCGCGCTCCTCGCGGCGATCCTCATCGTGTACATCGTCATGGTGGCGACGTTCCGCTCGCTTCGGCAGCCGCTGCTGCTGCTCGTGTCGGTGCCGTTCGCGGCGACGGGCGCCATCCTGCTGCAACTGGCCTCGGGCATCCCGCTCGGCGTCGCGTCGCTGATCGGCCTGCTGATGCTCGTCGGTATCGTCGTCACCAACGCGATCGTGCTCATCGATCTGGTGAACCAGTACCGACGCCGCGGTCTCGCGGTGGCGGACGCCGTGGCGCATGGCGCGTCGCGACGGCTCCGGCCCATCCTGATGACGGCGCTGGCCACGATCGCGGCCCTGACCCCGATGGCGATCGGACTCACCGGGCACGGCGGGTTCATCTCGCAGCCGCTCGCGATCGTCGTCATCGGCGGACTGATCTCGTCCACTGTGCTGACGCTGGTCGTGCTGCCGACCCTCTACAACCTGGTCGAGGGGCGGCGCGAGCGGAAGGCGGCGCGGAAGGCGGCGAAGCCCGCGGCAGGAGGCGGCCCGGGCGACGGCGAGGGTGGTGGGGGCGGTGGCGCGCCTGTGACTCCCGCGCCCGCCGGGCCGGATCGCTCCGGCGGCACCGATGCGCCGTCCGCTCCGCAGCCGCCTGTCTTCACCCGGCCGGCCGGGGGCTCGCAGGTCTGA
- a CDS encoding PLP-dependent aminotransferase family protein encodes MSDAQLTARSLEHLLGTWRTGAAGYQALADRIRLLVLDGRIPIGTRLPAERDLAGKLELSRTTVAAAYRQLREAGFIDSVRGSGSVARLPGPALPLPAVGGEGMLDFTKASLPAASPLAAAARAAAEELPRFLPDPGYDPVGLPHLRAEIAERYTARGLPTTADQILVTVGAQQAIALIARTFLGRGDRVVIEVPTYPHAIEAIRLAGARLVPITVSTPESGPHRIDDQPDGWDVEAIEQTFRRANPALAYLIPDFHNPTGATMSPETRERVLAAAAGHGAIVVADETTAELDIDRIGEFLPMPAYADSAATGAPVIMIGSASKTLWGGLRIGWIRAERSHIQRLIAAKPSTDLGTPVLEQLVVARMIPQLPEIMEERREQLRQGRDTVRRLVAETFPDWTMPVQHGGLTAWVGIGAPVSSALALAARSHGLLIAAGPRFGIDGAFERFLRIPITYTADEYARAFTALARAWAVAANEPVPYFDSGALPSVV; translated from the coding sequence ATGTCGGATGCCCAACTCACCGCCCGCTCGCTGGAGCACCTTCTCGGAACCTGGCGGACGGGAGCAGCCGGCTACCAGGCGCTCGCCGACCGCATCCGCCTCCTCGTGCTGGACGGCCGCATCCCGATCGGCACGCGGCTGCCCGCCGAGCGCGACCTGGCCGGCAAGCTCGAGCTGAGCCGCACGACCGTCGCGGCCGCCTACCGGCAGCTGCGCGAGGCCGGCTTCATCGACAGCGTCCGGGGCTCCGGCAGTGTCGCCCGCCTCCCCGGCCCGGCGCTTCCGCTGCCCGCGGTGGGCGGCGAGGGGATGCTGGACTTCACCAAGGCGTCGCTCCCGGCCGCATCACCGCTGGCGGCGGCGGCGCGTGCGGCCGCCGAGGAGCTGCCGCGCTTCCTGCCGGACCCGGGCTACGACCCGGTGGGGCTCCCGCACCTGCGCGCCGAGATCGCGGAGCGGTACACCGCGCGCGGTCTGCCGACGACCGCCGACCAGATCCTGGTGACGGTCGGAGCCCAGCAGGCCATCGCTCTGATCGCCCGCACCTTCCTCGGGCGCGGAGACCGCGTCGTCATCGAGGTGCCCACGTATCCGCACGCCATCGAGGCGATCCGCCTGGCGGGCGCACGCCTCGTCCCGATCACGGTCTCCACGCCGGAGTCCGGCCCGCACCGCATCGACGACCAGCCCGACGGCTGGGATGTCGAGGCCATCGAGCAGACCTTCCGCCGCGCGAATCCGGCGCTGGCGTACCTCATTCCCGACTTCCACAACCCGACCGGCGCGACGATGTCGCCGGAGACGCGGGAGCGGGTGCTCGCGGCAGCGGCCGGCCACGGTGCGATCGTGGTCGCCGACGAGACGACCGCTGAGCTCGACATCGACCGGATCGGCGAGTTCCTGCCGATGCCGGCCTACGCCGACTCCGCCGCGACCGGGGCCCCGGTGATCATGATCGGCTCGGCCAGCAAGACCCTCTGGGGCGGACTGCGCATCGGCTGGATCCGCGCCGAGCGCTCGCACATCCAGCGCCTCATCGCCGCGAAGCCGTCCACCGACCTCGGCACGCCGGTGCTCGAGCAGCTGGTCGTCGCGCGGATGATTCCGCAGCTGCCCGAGATCATGGAGGAGCGGCGCGAGCAGCTCCGCCAGGGCCGCGACACCGTCCGGCGGCTGGTCGCGGAGACGTTCCCCGACTGGACGATGCCCGTGCAGCACGGCGGTCTCACGGCCTGGGTCGGGATAGGCGCTCCGGTCAGCTCGGCGCTCGCCCTGGCAGCGCGCAGCCACGGTCTGCTCATCGCGGCGGGGCCGCGGTTCGGCATCGACGGGGCGTTCGAGCGCTTCCTCCGCATCCCGATCACATACACCGCCGACGAGTACGCGCGCGCGTTCACGGCACTCGCCCGGGCCTGGGCGGTCGCCGCCAACGAGCCGGTGCCCTACTTCGACTCCGGGGCGCTCCCCAGCGTCGTCTGA